The following proteins come from a genomic window of Elgaria multicarinata webbii isolate HBS135686 ecotype San Diego chromosome 10, rElgMul1.1.pri, whole genome shotgun sequence:
- the OCIAD1 gene encoding OCIA domain-containing protein 1 isoform X1 — protein sequence MEPPGQSGINTAYIPTEDEKRVFRECNAESFWYRSLPFSAFSMLATQMLIKKGIFTTRSRFGSLPKVSFAGLCGYIAGKISYMKTCQEKFKQLENSPLGEALRKQRPREYNSQQRGFSNVPSAFENAPAAAPEAPQSSKFPVDNYGMVDFRSKYEPAPFSSSMNESTPTGITDGLPQEPVPSSEGGPKRRGITYDELRSRNREMYEAGIMQKSDVASKPLQERPLKKEAKVNKYGDAWEE from the exons ATGGAGCCGCCCGGGCAG AGCGGAATAAATACAGCTTACATACCCACAGAGGATGAAAAGAGAGTCTTCAGGGAATGCAATGCTGAGAGCTTTTGGTACAGAT CCCTGCCTTTTTCTGCTTTTAGTATGCTGGCCACTCAGATGTTAATTAAAAAAG GAATTTTTACAACTCGTTCAAGGTTTGGGTCGCTACCAAAAGTTTCAT TTGCTGGCCTCTGTGGATACATCGCTGGAAAGATTTCCTATATGAAGACATGCCAGGAGAAGTTTAAACAGCTAGAGAATTCACCACTGGGAGAAGCTTTGAGGAAACAAAGACCACGCGA GTATAATTCTCAACAACGAGGATTTTCAAATGTGCCTTCAGCTTTTGAAAATgctccagcagcagcaccagaagcACCACAGTCTTCCAAGTTCCCTGTTGATAATTATGGGATGGTAGACTTTCGCTCCAAGTATGAACCAGCTCCGTTTAGTTCTTCCATGAATGAATCTACTCCAACTGGAATAACAGATGGTCTCCCTCAAG AACCCGTACCGTCTTCCGAAGGAGGTCCAAAAAGGAGAGGAATCACATATGATGAACTAAGGAGCAGAAATCGAGAGATGTATGAGGCAGGAATAATGCAAAAATCAGATGTTGCATCAAAGCCATTACAGGAAAGACCATTAAAGAAGGAAG CTAAAGTCAATAAGTATGGAGATGCTTGGGAAGAGTGA
- the OCIAD1 gene encoding OCIA domain-containing protein 1 isoform X2 translates to MLATQMLIKKGIFTTRSRFGSLPKVSFAGLCGYIAGKISYMKTCQEKFKQLENSPLGEALRKQRPREYNSQQRGFSNVPSAFENAPAAAPEAPQSSKFPVDNYGMVDFRSKYEPAPFSSSMNESTPTGITDGLPQEPVPSSEGGPKRRGITYDELRSRNREMYEAGIMQKSDVASKPLQERPLKKEAKVNKYGDAWEE, encoded by the exons ATGCTGGCCACTCAGATGTTAATTAAAAAAG GAATTTTTACAACTCGTTCAAGGTTTGGGTCGCTACCAAAAGTTTCAT TTGCTGGCCTCTGTGGATACATCGCTGGAAAGATTTCCTATATGAAGACATGCCAGGAGAAGTTTAAACAGCTAGAGAATTCACCACTGGGAGAAGCTTTGAGGAAACAAAGACCACGCGA GTATAATTCTCAACAACGAGGATTTTCAAATGTGCCTTCAGCTTTTGAAAATgctccagcagcagcaccagaagcACCACAGTCTTCCAAGTTCCCTGTTGATAATTATGGGATGGTAGACTTTCGCTCCAAGTATGAACCAGCTCCGTTTAGTTCTTCCATGAATGAATCTACTCCAACTGGAATAACAGATGGTCTCCCTCAAG AACCCGTACCGTCTTCCGAAGGAGGTCCAAAAAGGAGAGGAATCACATATGATGAACTAAGGAGCAGAAATCGAGAGATGTATGAGGCAGGAATAATGCAAAAATCAGATGTTGCATCAAAGCCATTACAGGAAAGACCATTAAAGAAGGAAG CTAAAGTCAATAAGTATGGAGATGCTTGGGAAGAGTGA